The following DNA comes from Falsibacillus albus.
CAAAATCAGGAAGAGCTTCATCACAGCATTGAATCTAAAGTGGCTGAGCTTCGGGCCACTGGCTATCACAGCATCGCGGTCATCTGCAAATCGGCAGAGGAAAGCAGGCGTGCATACGAAGGCTTGTCCGGCATCGACGGCATTAAGCTCATGCGAAAAGGCGCAATGGAATACGAGCAGGGTGTGGTCATCCTCCCTTCCTATTTATCCAAAGGAATCGAGTTTGACGCAGTCATCGTGTATGATGCATCCGAAGAGGCCTACGGATCAGAGAATTTGCGCAGAACCTTCTACACCGTCTGCACCCGCGCGATGCATGAACTTCAGCTCTACAGCCTGGGGGCGCCAAGTCCATTTATGAAGAAAGCAATCGATGAAGAGTTTGTACGGGTTTGATACGAAAAAGCAAGGGGATGAGTCCTCTTGCTTTTTTTGATTCGCCATCAGGATGATCGCTTTCTGAAGGACTGACGACGAGCTTATGGGGTATATTTCTGAATGCAAGAATAAATAAATGCTATTCCATTAAAGGGCCATTAATGGAACAACTTTTAATACGGTGTAGACTTTATATTGTGCAACAAAAGATTTTGTGAAATGAAAAAACGAACGCATTTTAAAGGAAAGTGGATTAATTTTCAGAGGTCGTCATCTACAATTATGGACAAATTGTTAAATAATAGTGAACGAAATTTATAGGAATTTTACATTCGGATTCGAAAACGATAGCGTGAAGGAATTGATTTGGCTATGAAACAAGGAAAAAGGTTTGGCCGCTAAAATAATCATTACTCTTAAAATCACAAACACTTTCACTAATCATATACTAGTTAGTAGAGGTGGTAATATTTAAGGAGAGATACAATGAAAATTAATAGGAAGAAGCACTTCCATAATAAAAAGTGTGTACTAATACGTAAGAAAAAGATTTTTGCTTACGTAACTAACTTTGGCGATGATACTGTTTCAATGATAGATACCAAAAATGATAAAGTTACAGGTACTATTCCAGTGGGAGATCAACCAGATGGGATTACTATTTCCCCTCTAGTTAAACATGCATATGTTTCCAATACTAATAATAACTCTGTTTCAGTTATAGATCTTTCTAGCAACAAGGTGGTCAATGAAATACCTGTTGGTGAGGGGCCGGTCGGCATAGCTGCGACTCCCAATGGAAGAAAAGTGTATGTAGCGAATTTCGGTGGTACAACCGTCTCAATCATTGATGTATGCAAGCAAACAGTGAAAAATATAGAAGTAGGAAATAACCCATTTGAGGTGGCATTTAGTCCAGATGGTAGAAAGGCATATGTTGCTGTAACAGTAAGTAACTATGTTGCAGTAATAGATACAAAAAAAGAATCAGTTATAGATAGGATTCCAATAACTGATGGAGAATTCCCACGAGACCTTGCGGTAACTCCGAATGGGAAAAAGCTATACGTGGCCAATCGCGGAAGAGGTGAGCCTAGTACGGTTTCTGTTATTGATCTTAAGGAAAATTTAGTGACGAATACAATAAATGTAGGTATTAGACCGAATGGTGTAGCTGTTACAC
Coding sequences within:
- a CDS encoding beta-propeller fold lactonase family protein translates to MKINRKKHFHNKKCVLIRKKKIFAYVTNFGDDTVSMIDTKNDKVTGTIPVGDQPDGITISPLVKHAYVSNTNNNSVSVIDLSSNKVVNEIPVGEGPVGIAATPNGRKVYVANFGGTTVSIIDVCKQTVKNIEVGNNPFEVAFSPDGRKAYVAVTVSNYVAVIDTKKESVIDRIPITDGEFPRDLAVTPNGKKLYVANRGRGEPSTVSVIDLKENLVTNTINVGIRPNGVAVTPDGKKVYITNISSDNVTVVNAFDDSIIATIDVGDGPTDVCITPNGKKAYITNFNAGTVSVICIRTDMVITTITTGKQTSDCAITHSCFPSLRIDNSKTD